In the Paenibacillus sp. FSL H7-0357 genome, one interval contains:
- a CDS encoding thioesterase II family protein, whose translation MKLFCIPYAGGSAFFYSQWSSHLNGIAEIIPVELAGRGRRVHEPFYRSFEEAVEDITSIIVPQLSGDPYGIFGHSLGAILAYETIHQLKSRGYKEPDAVFFSGRSAPHIPDKDETIVHTLPDEEFKRHLMELGGTPPQFFDNTELMDLFLPIIRSDFRLSETHMFKERNSKLGCDVYIFFGYKDDTLSGDIEEWDQVSDNACKYVGFDGDHFFIHSHSQLVIEALMKALNFR comes from the coding sequence ATGAAATTATTCTGTATACCTTATGCAGGTGGTTCGGCCTTCTTCTACAGTCAATGGTCAAGCCATTTAAACGGAATCGCTGAGATTATTCCTGTGGAGTTAGCTGGCAGAGGCAGGAGAGTGCACGAGCCGTTTTATCGATCTTTTGAAGAAGCAGTTGAAGATATTACATCGATTATTGTGCCGCAATTAAGTGGAGATCCCTATGGGATTTTCGGGCATAGCTTGGGGGCAATTCTTGCCTATGAAACGATTCATCAACTGAAAAGTAGGGGGTATAAGGAGCCTGATGCCGTTTTTTTCTCAGGAAGATCTGCTCCGCATATACCAGACAAGGATGAAACCATCGTTCACACGCTCCCGGATGAAGAGTTTAAGCGGCACTTAATGGAATTAGGCGGAACGCCGCCGCAGTTTTTTGATAATACGGAATTGATGGATCTTTTTTTGCCTATTATCAGGTCGGATTTCCGGTTGTCAGAGACTCATATGTTCAAAGAAAGAAACAGTAAACTTGGGTGTGACGTCTACATATTCTTCGGTTACAAGGATGACACCCTGTCAGGAGATATAGAAGAGTGGGACCAAGTTTCTGACAACGCTTGCAAGTATGTTGGTTTTGATGGAGATCATTTTTTTATTCATAGTCATTCGCAATTGGTTATAGAGGCTCTTATGAAGGCTCTCAATTTCCGCTAA
- a CDS encoding alpha-glycosidase, which produces MLLEAVYHRPRLNWSYAYDRQTIHLRLRAKKGDLTEVFAWAGDKYAWDATKELIPMKLFTSDAMFDYWECESVPLYRRLKYGFLLQKGHERIWMTESDFQTERPANPNRLFEFPYINPVDVFAPPAWVKDAVFYQIFPERFANGDPSLNPENVQPWGGTPTPENFFGGDLQGVIDHLDHLTELGITGIYFTPIFAATTNHKYDTEDYMKVDPHFGDVKTLKKLVDACHERGIRVLLDAVFNHSGRTFAPFVDVLENGENSRYKDWFHVREFPLQVVDNIPNYDSFAFEPLMPKLNTENPEVKEYLLNVAEYWIREVGLDGWRLDVANEVDHEFWRDFRKVVKRANPEAYILGEIWHESAPWLEGDKFDAVMNYPFTDAVIDFFVSGTLDAEGFANAIGKQLSRYPLQASEVAFNLLDSHDTPRLLTLAGGDKNKLKLATLFQFTFMGTPCIYYGAEIGMDGEGDPGCRKCMEWDPEKQDRELFSFFRKLIEIRGSHPALRTGALTFLEAAPQGSKLAYERSLGDDIIIVLMNTEGTGQTFHIGVEERQWENLFTGESLRAERGKLSVKLPAYGYTVIKAVV; this is translated from the coding sequence ATGTTATTGGAAGCTGTATACCACCGTCCGCGCTTGAATTGGTCTTATGCCTATGACCGCCAAACCATCCATCTTCGTCTACGTGCCAAAAAGGGAGATTTGACAGAGGTGTTCGCCTGGGCCGGCGATAAATATGCCTGGGATGCTACTAAAGAATTGATTCCGATGAAGCTTTTCACTTCAGATGCGATGTTTGATTATTGGGAATGCGAGTCGGTTCCCCTGTACCGCAGGCTGAAATACGGTTTCCTGCTGCAAAAAGGTCATGAGCGAATCTGGATGACGGAAAGCGACTTTCAGACAGAACGTCCGGCGAATCCGAACCGGCTGTTTGAATTTCCGTACATAAACCCTGTAGATGTGTTCGCACCACCGGCATGGGTGAAGGACGCTGTCTTCTATCAGATCTTTCCGGAGCGCTTTGCGAACGGTGATCCCAGTCTGAATCCCGAGAATGTGCAGCCTTGGGGCGGTACGCCTACACCGGAAAATTTCTTTGGCGGAGATCTTCAAGGAGTCATTGACCATCTGGATCATTTGACCGAGCTTGGCATTACCGGCATCTATTTCACTCCTATCTTCGCGGCTACTACCAACCATAAGTATGATACAGAGGACTATATGAAGGTTGATCCGCATTTCGGTGATGTGAAGACACTCAAAAAACTCGTCGATGCCTGCCATGAACGCGGCATTCGCGTGCTGCTGGACGCCGTGTTCAATCATTCGGGCAGAACCTTTGCCCCATTCGTTGATGTGCTGGAGAACGGTGAAAACTCCCGCTACAAGGACTGGTTCCATGTCCGTGAATTCCCGCTGCAAGTGGTGGACAACATCCCGAATTATGATTCCTTTGCCTTCGAACCGCTGATGCCAAAGCTGAATACAGAGAATCCTGAAGTTAAAGAATATTTGCTGAATGTAGCTGAATACTGGATTCGTGAGGTAGGCCTTGACGGCTGGCGTCTGGACGTTGCCAATGAGGTCGATCATGAATTCTGGCGCGACTTCCGCAAAGTAGTAAAACGCGCAAATCCCGAAGCTTATATTTTGGGTGAAATCTGGCATGAATCTGCCCCTTGGCTGGAAGGTGATAAATTCGATGCGGTAATGAACTATCCGTTCACCGATGCCGTAATTGATTTCTTCGTCTCCGGCACGCTTGACGCCGAAGGTTTTGCCAATGCCATCGGCAAGCAGCTGTCGCGTTATCCGCTGCAGGCCAGTGAAGTGGCCTTCAATCTGCTGGACAGCCATGATACACCGCGCCTCTTGACCTTGGCCGGAGGAGACAAGAACAAGCTGAAACTGGCCACATTGTTCCAGTTCACCTTTATGGGCACGCCGTGCATCTACTACGGCGCTGAAATTGGCATGGATGGCGAAGGCGATCCGGGATGCCGCAAATGCATGGAGTGGGATCCCGAGAAGCAGGACCGCGAGCTGTTCAGCTTTTTCCGCAAGCTGATTGAGATCCGCGGCAGCCATCCTGCACTCCGCACCGGTGCTCTCACCTTCCTGGAGGCGGCCCCGCAGGGCAGCAAGCTGGCTTATGAACGCAGTCTTGGCGATGATATTATCATCGTACTGATGAACACAGAAGGGACAGGCCAGACTTTCCACATTGGCGTAGAAGAACGTCAATGGGAGAACCTGTTCACCGGCGAATCCTTGCGCGCTGAGCGCGGCAAGCTGTCCGTTAAGCTGCCAGCATACGGCTATACCGTCATTAAGGCGGTAGTATAA
- a CDS encoding carbohydrate ABC transporter permease: MQRHHTRTATILSTLFMGLGQIYNRQFIKGFIFLIVEALSLTYFIEKLGRAFWGIVTLGTTSQHFEKVKGIAKLVKGDHSIFILIQSLITIIFFVLFLLAWYMNIKDARKTGAARDAGQTPATFKQSIRYILDYKFAQTFLILPSVGILLFTVMPIIFMIMLAFTNYAAPNHMPPAKLVDWVGFETFRNLVVLKSWSQTFYGVLTWTIIWAILSTVTTYFGGMLVAMLVSQQGIRFKGFWRAILIVPYAIPQMISLLLMRNLFNGQFGPINQYLKFFGLGGLPWLTDPFWAKVTVIVVNLWVGIPVSMLLIMGVLTTIPRDMYEAAEVDGATNYQKFRIITLPMVLFSTAPTLIAQFAGNINNFNAIFLLTAGNPPNGDYQYAGSTDLLVTWLYKLTLDQNKYNMASAVGIIIFLIVASFSLYNYRRSKSFQEEDMIQ, encoded by the coding sequence ATGCAGCGACACCATACTAGAACAGCAACGATACTGTCTACATTGTTTATGGGATTGGGACAAATATATAACCGCCAATTTATCAAAGGTTTTATTTTTTTGATTGTAGAGGCATTAAGCTTAACTTACTTTATTGAGAAGCTGGGACGGGCGTTCTGGGGTATCGTTACCTTGGGTACAACCTCCCAACATTTTGAGAAGGTCAAAGGGATTGCCAAGTTGGTCAAAGGTGATCATTCTATATTTATTCTAATTCAGAGTTTGATTACAATTATATTCTTTGTTCTGTTTCTGCTTGCGTGGTATATGAACATTAAAGATGCCCGAAAGACTGGAGCTGCGCGAGACGCAGGCCAAACTCCGGCTACATTTAAGCAGAGCATCCGTTATATCCTCGATTACAAGTTTGCGCAGACATTTCTTATTCTGCCGTCTGTAGGTATTCTGCTATTTACAGTAATGCCGATCATCTTCATGATCATGCTGGCATTTACGAACTATGCTGCGCCTAACCATATGCCTCCGGCCAAGCTGGTGGATTGGGTTGGCTTTGAAACATTCCGTAATCTGGTGGTACTTAAATCATGGAGCCAGACCTTTTACGGGGTACTTACTTGGACTATTATCTGGGCGATCTTGTCCACGGTTACTACCTATTTCGGCGGCATGCTGGTCGCGATGCTGGTCAGTCAGCAAGGCATTCGTTTCAAGGGCTTCTGGAGAGCCATTCTGATTGTTCCATATGCTATTCCGCAGATGATCTCCCTTCTGCTCATGCGTAACCTGTTCAACGGCCAGTTTGGTCCGATTAACCAATATCTAAAATTTTTCGGGCTCGGTGGCCTTCCTTGGTTAACGGATCCATTCTGGGCCAAAGTAACGGTTATCGTGGTTAACTTGTGGGTCGGTATTCCGGTATCCATGCTGCTGATTATGGGGGTTCTGACAACGATTCCGCGCGATATGTATGAAGCGGCCGAAGTGGATGGGGCGACCAACTACCAGAAATTCCGCATCATAACATTGCCTATGGTGCTGTTCTCGACGGCGCCTACACTGATTGCCCAGTTTGCAGGCAACATCAATAACTTTAATGCGATCTTCCTGTTAACAGCCGGTAATCCCCCAAACGGGGATTATCAGTACGCCGGTTCCACCGACTTGCTCGTGACGTGGCTTTACAAGCTCACGCTTGACCAGAACAAATATAACATGGCATCTGCGGTCGGAATCATTATCTTCTTGATCGTAGCCAGCTTCTCGCTTTACAATTACCGGCGGTCGAAATCATTCCAGGAGGAGGACATGATCCAATGA
- a CDS encoding sugar ABC transporter substrate-binding protein, with protein sequence MKLKKLMVLTAAASMALSVTACGSNNNGNNGGSNSTATNAPSESTAPAGNAGTDNTGAETTQITPEDGATLTVWESKEERAFTDAIAKEFTEKYNVPVKIEELSPVQQVTKLSQDGPSGLAADVILIPHDNLGRAASAQLLLPNDVFEQETVKNNTESSITGASYDGLLYGYPRAAETYALYYNKSLVTEAPKSFDDVLTFGKTFTDKSKNRYGIMWEVGNMYFDYPFIASNGGYLFGDNGTNKDDIGINTDGAIQGLSEFKKLKEILPINSGDINPDIKRSLFNSGDVAMDINGPWELAGYKKALGDNLGLAPLPTVGGKTAISLAGFKIFAVNAYTQYPNAAKLYAEFASSKDAQLKLNKLVGSIPTNLEALEDPQIKDDPYVSVFAEQANNSQPMPSIPEMGNVWSPVNAALPEIWDKGVDPKTAMDKAAQQIKDLNNGASK encoded by the coding sequence ATGAAGTTGAAAAAGCTTATGGTTCTTACCGCCGCAGCGTCTATGGCACTTTCTGTTACTGCCTGCGGATCTAACAACAACGGAAATAACGGGGGCAGCAACTCAACCGCAACGAACGCACCATCAGAAAGCACGGCTCCGGCCGGAAACGCAGGCACAGACAACACTGGCGCCGAAACCACACAAATCACCCCAGAAGATGGCGCGACCCTGACCGTATGGGAAAGTAAGGAAGAAAGAGCCTTTACAGACGCAATCGCGAAGGAATTCACTGAAAAATACAATGTTCCGGTAAAAATTGAAGAGTTGTCACCGGTACAGCAAGTTACCAAGCTGTCCCAAGACGGTCCTTCCGGTTTGGCTGCCGACGTTATTCTGATTCCGCATGACAACCTGGGCAGAGCAGCAAGCGCACAGCTTTTGCTTCCAAACGATGTGTTCGAGCAAGAAACAGTAAAGAACAATACAGAATCCTCGATTACCGGTGCCAGCTATGACGGTCTCCTGTACGGCTACCCGCGTGCAGCTGAAACTTATGCTTTGTACTACAATAAGTCTCTTGTTACTGAAGCGCCTAAGAGCTTTGATGATGTACTCACCTTCGGCAAAACCTTCACCGACAAATCCAAAAACCGTTATGGAATCATGTGGGAAGTCGGCAACATGTATTTCGACTATCCGTTCATCGCTTCCAACGGCGGTTATCTCTTCGGGGATAACGGCACGAACAAAGACGATATCGGGATCAATACCGACGGCGCAATCCAAGGCTTGAGTGAATTTAAGAAACTGAAAGAAATTCTGCCAATCAACAGTGGCGATATTAACCCGGATATTAAGCGCAGTCTCTTCAACTCCGGCGATGTCGCAATGGATATCAACGGACCTTGGGAACTGGCCGGATACAAAAAGGCTCTGGGCGACAATCTGGGACTGGCACCGCTGCCGACTGTCGGTGGAAAAACTGCCATCTCCTTGGCCGGCTTCAAGATCTTCGCGGTTAACGCGTATACGCAATATCCAAATGCCGCCAAGCTCTATGCTGAGTTCGCTTCCAGCAAGGATGCCCAGCTTAAGCTGAACAAACTGGTCGGATCGATTCCAACCAACTTGGAGGCTCTGGAAGACCCGCAAATCAAGGATGACCCTTATGTATCCGTTTTTGCTGAACAGGCTAACAACTCCCAGCCAATGCCTTCCATTCCTGAAATGGGCAATGTGTGGAGTCCTGTAAATGCAGCCCTGCCGGAAATCTGGGACAAAGGCGTAGACCCTAAGACTGCAATGGACAAAGCAGCCCAACAGATCAAAGATCTGAACAACGGCGCTTCGAAGTAA
- a CDS encoding sugar ABC transporter permease, whose translation MSGAKIKTKIRLGLSYLMLLILSVAALYPAIWILLSSLRPGKSLYSKTLIPETFTLEHYRALFYDNTLLFPTWWLNTFKIALFSMILGVFLTLLTSYAVSRFRFKARKTTMSGLLVLGMFPGFMSMIAIYLLLKEFDLLDKHLALIIVYAAGAPLGGTLIAKGFLDTIPRSLDEAARIDGTSNFGIFWRIILPLSRPMITYMALTQFVGPWVDFIFARLILRTKDKWTVAVGMWDMVDSNQNSNFTTFAAGAVLISIPIMILFGFLQKLLVEGLTAGASKG comes from the coding sequence ATGAGCGGAGCAAAAATTAAAACAAAAATACGGCTCGGATTAAGTTATTTGATGTTGCTGATTCTGTCTGTTGCAGCACTCTATCCTGCCATTTGGATTCTGTTATCGTCGCTGCGGCCGGGCAAATCCCTTTACAGTAAAACACTGATTCCTGAAACGTTTACGCTTGAACATTACCGGGCGCTATTCTATGATAACACCCTGCTGTTCCCTACCTGGTGGCTTAATACGTTTAAGATTGCCTTGTTCTCAATGATCCTGGGCGTTTTCTTGACATTGCTTACAAGCTATGCAGTTTCCCGGTTCAGATTCAAGGCGCGCAAGACCACCATGTCCGGACTGCTGGTGCTTGGAATGTTTCCAGGCTTCATGAGTATGATTGCCATCTATTTGCTGCTGAAAGAGTTTGATCTGCTGGATAAACATCTGGCTCTGATTATCGTATATGCAGCCGGTGCTCCGCTAGGCGGGACCCTAATCGCGAAAGGGTTCCTCGATACGATACCGCGTTCGCTGGACGAAGCTGCCCGCATTGACGGAACAAGTAACTTTGGAATCTTCTGGAGAATTATTCTGCCTCTGTCGAGACCGATGATTACCTACATGGCGCTTACCCAATTTGTCGGACCGTGGGTTGACTTTATCTTTGCAAGACTCATTCTGCGGACCAAGGATAAATGGACCGTTGCCGTCGGTATGTGGGACATGGTGGACTCGAATCAGAACTCCAATTTCACGACTTTTGCTGCAGGCGCTGTACTGATCTCTATTCCGATCATGATTCTCTTTGGCTTCCTGCAAAAATTGCTCGTCGAAGGGTTGACGGCTGGGGCGAGCAAGGGGTAA
- a CDS encoding methyl-accepting chemotaxis protein: MKRQRSLHLQSVGVKLFVILFSTILLLSSVLGLTSYYAAKGIITDEVAAASSQAIVQAADKLDFLFVEYEALSRQFAVDQALKADLEAVNDPGIGIVAKVATEGRISSKLDAVKSSDERLLGIRLVSRSLAEVESYKTSGVTGIRTDEGILARFKQIDEAKGNPVWFPVRPTGFFDTYSEASLTMGRLLRNMQNPQAEYYMLIEIKRSSLNDMLANLRIGEDGELRILDADREVVYAKDDALLEQTSFIKPSRAEVEPQPGQELDRSFMADDEAGTEQLAVYQPLTTGGWTLLGYAPVSDFTKSADRLLYITMLVVFAAALIALLIGYVLVRLIGRPLGKLALLMEEGERGNLNVRTNFKGRDEIGRLGHSFNQMMEQISRLAGQSGASATEVLATSEQLVHASATISDHARELAVATDEIAQGAASLAAEAESSNHDVELMGGKMHEVDQINRVMDAAAEKVIAVSEQGAALMKTLVAQSESTVEMMRLIEENSAKLQESTHLIRNILAPMIAMNKQTNILALNASIEAVRAGAAGRGFIVIADEIRALAGQSSQSITSVSQITEEIGRSIEDTVKVVGEAVPLFSEQIGSVRESSQIFAAVRKEMEDFIEYLGQSSAAVSELTIFQARLGESMGSVRSVVQQTSASTEEVAAMSSRQLTVSSELVALSKQLEELAESLKQSLISFHGQAENPEADSPEQLQ; the protein is encoded by the coding sequence ATGAAACGGCAGCGAAGCCTGCATCTGCAATCGGTTGGCGTCAAATTATTTGTAATCCTGTTCAGTACCATTCTGTTGTTGTCCTCCGTGCTTGGTTTGACTTCTTATTACGCCGCCAAAGGTATTATTACCGATGAAGTAGCTGCTGCTTCATCGCAAGCGATTGTCCAGGCCGCTGATAAACTGGATTTCCTCTTTGTCGAGTATGAAGCGCTCTCGCGGCAATTTGCCGTAGATCAGGCGCTCAAGGCAGATCTGGAGGCGGTAAATGATCCCGGTATCGGGATCGTGGCTAAGGTTGCCACCGAAGGGCGTATCAGCAGCAAGCTGGATGCAGTCAAAAGCTCCGATGAGCGTCTATTGGGCATCCGGCTTGTTTCCCGCAGCCTCGCCGAAGTTGAATCTTATAAAACCTCGGGCGTTACGGGGATCCGCACCGATGAAGGGATCCTGGCGAGATTCAAGCAGATTGACGAGGCCAAGGGCAATCCAGTGTGGTTCCCGGTCCGGCCGACGGGTTTCTTCGATACATACTCGGAAGCTTCTCTCACGATGGGACGGCTTCTGCGCAATATGCAAAATCCGCAAGCGGAATATTATATGCTGATTGAGATCAAGCGAAGCTCTCTCAACGACATGTTAGCGAATCTGCGCATCGGAGAAGACGGTGAGCTGCGCATCCTTGATGCTGACCGAGAGGTTGTGTATGCGAAGGATGATGCTCTGCTGGAGCAGACCTCATTCATCAAGCCCTCGAGGGCAGAGGTCGAGCCGCAGCCGGGCCAAGAATTGGATCGTTCCTTTATGGCAGACGATGAAGCCGGAACAGAGCAACTGGCGGTGTACCAGCCGCTGACCACAGGTGGTTGGACACTGCTTGGCTATGCGCCGGTCAGTGATTTCACCAAGTCGGCCGACCGCCTGTTGTACATTACAATGCTCGTAGTATTCGCGGCGGCGCTGATTGCTCTCTTGATCGGCTATGTGCTGGTCCGTCTGATTGGCCGGCCGCTCGGTAAGCTGGCCCTGCTGATGGAGGAAGGGGAGCGAGGCAACCTTAATGTTCGTACCAACTTCAAGGGCCGCGATGAAATCGGCCGGCTTGGACATAGCTTCAACCAAATGATGGAGCAGATTTCCCGGCTGGCCGGCCAGAGCGGCGCTTCGGCGACAGAGGTTCTGGCGACATCCGAACAGCTGGTTCATGCTTCGGCAACGATCTCGGACCACGCCCGTGAGCTGGCGGTAGCCACGGATGAAATTGCCCAAGGTGCTGCCAGTCTGGCGGCGGAAGCCGAGAGCAGCAACCATGATGTGGAGCTGATGGGCGGCAAGATGCATGAGGTGGACCAGATTAACCGGGTAATGGATGCGGCAGCCGAGAAAGTGATCGCAGTCAGCGAGCAGGGAGCGGCGCTGATGAAGACACTGGTTGCACAAAGTGAGTCGACGGTGGAGATGATGCGGCTGATTGAAGAGAATTCGGCCAAGCTGCAGGAAAGCACTCATTTGATCCGCAATATTCTGGCGCCAATGATTGCCATGAACAAGCAGACCAATATTCTGGCGCTTAATGCTTCCATTGAAGCAGTCCGTGCCGGAGCGGCCGGCAGAGGCTTTATTGTTATCGCCGACGAGATCCGTGCCCTGGCCGGCCAGTCCAGCCAATCGATTACCTCCGTCTCGCAAATTACGGAGGAGATCGGGCGGAGTATCGAGGACACCGTCAAGGTGGTGGGCGAGGCCGTGCCGCTGTTCAGCGAGCAGATCGGCTCGGTGCGGGAATCGTCCCAGATTTTCGCGGCTGTACGCAAGGAAATGGAAGACTTCATTGAATACCTGGGTCAATCCTCGGCTGCGGTTTCTGAGTTGACTATTTTCCAGGCACGCCTTGGCGAGTCGATGGGCAGTGTCCGTTCCGTGGTGCAGCAGACCAGTGCATCTACGGAAGAAGTGGCGGCGATGTCTTCCCGGCAATTGACGGTAAGCAGCGAACTGGTGGCGCTGTCCAAGCAGCTGGAGGAACTGGCAGAGAGCTTGAAGCAATCGCTGATATCTTTTCACGGGCAAGCTGAAAATCCGGAAGCGGACAGTCCGGAACAATTGCAGTAG